CTACATCATCCTGCCAATCATCTACTCTGTGATCTGCGCGGTGGGACTGACGGGCAACATGGCTGTAATATACGTCATCCTAAAAGCCCCGAAGATGAAAACGGTCACCAACATGTTCATCCTGAACTTGGCCATTGCAGATGACTTGTTCACCCTGGTGTTGCCGATCAGCATAGCTGACCATCTGCTGAACTACTGGCCGTTTGGCGAAGTTTTGTGCAAAGTCATCCTCAGCATTGACCACTACAACATATTCTCCAGCATCTACTTTCTGACGGTTATGAGCATTGATCGCTATCTGGTTGTCTGGGCAACGGTCAGTTCCAAGCGCATGCCGTACCGCACCTACAGAGCGGCCAAAATCATCTCGTTTTGCGTCTGGCTCCTCGTCATCTTCATCGTCATGCCCTTCACCATTTTCGCCGGCGTCTACGTGAATCCACACGACGGCAGGAAGAGCTGCGTTCTGCTCCTGCCGATGCCGGAGGCTCTGTGGGTCAAAATGAGCCGGATCTACACGCTCATCCTGGGCTTCGCCATTCCAGTCTCAACCATCTGCATTTTGTACACCATGATGCTCTACAAGTTGCGGAACATGAGGCTGAACAGCAACGCCAAGGCTCTGGACAAGGCTAAGAAGAAGGTCACCATCATGGTCTTCATCGTGGTGGCCGTGTGCTTGTTCTGCTGGACGCCGTACCACCTGAGCACCATTGTGGTTCTGACGACGGACCTGAGCAGCACGCCCCTGGTGATCGGGATCTCCTACTTCATAACCAGCCTGAGCTACGCCAACTCCTGTCTCAACCCGTTCCTGTACGCCTTCCTGGACGACAGCttcacaaaagcttttaaaaagatGATGGAATGCAGACCGGCCTGAAGGTGGGAGACATTGGATCTGAACTCTGCGCTGTCTTTTAGGAGGCAAAGAGTGGAGGTGTAATAATAAAGATGGACTTTTGGTTTTTGCTGCTAGTTAAAACTGCGGcaaatttgttgaaactgtcagtTTGTCGTGACAGTATGTTATAAGACAGATAACCTGAAAAAATCTGTCTTCTTTGCTGTCTCCCAGTGCAAGCTAGAAACCACCAATCAGGTTGAGtcttagtgttg
This genomic window from Xiphophorus couchianus chromosome 24, X_couchianus-1.0, whole genome shotgun sequence contains:
- the npbwr2b gene encoding neuropeptides B/W receptor type 2b — protein: MMENVTHPGGELPVCNDSVDSSGNSSDLNCIVPYFDADLYIILPIIYSVICAVGLTGNMAVIYVILKAPKMKTVTNMFILNLAIADDLFTLVLPISIADHLLNYWPFGEVLCKVILSIDHYNIFSSIYFLTVMSIDRYLVVWATVSSKRMPYRTYRAAKIISFCVWLLVIFIVMPFTIFAGVYVNPHDGRKSCVLLLPMPEALWVKMSRIYTLILGFAIPVSTICILYTMMLYKLRNMRLNSNAKALDKAKKKVTIMVFIVVAVCLFCWTPYHLSTIVVLTTDLSSTPLVIGISYFITSLSYANSCLNPFLYAFLDDSFTKAFKKMMECRPA